The proteins below come from a single Cupriavidus sp. P-10 genomic window:
- a CDS encoding dihydrodipicolinate synthase family protein: protein MKDIDLRGLNPAPVTPFTRDGAVDYAACKKLGAWLGSIDGVKSLTVLGHAGEGTFLTQAEQMKVIETFVEAVNGAIPIIAGITLEGTEVAAEEAKRAVQAGASAGLLYPSHGWLRFGYQKGAPQDKYRQVFETSGLPLILFQYPDATKCTYDLETQLDIAAQPGVFAMKNGVRNMRRWDTEIPVIRRERPDLQILSCHDEYLLHTMFDVDGLLVGYGNIAPELLVELIKAGKARDYKAARAIHDRLLPVTKNVYHRGSHMEGTVALKHALVARGILEHATVRSPLLPLAPGADIEIANAMRAAGIVG from the coding sequence ACGCCGCCTGCAAGAAGCTGGGCGCCTGGCTCGGCAGCATCGATGGCGTGAAGAGCCTGACCGTGCTCGGCCACGCTGGCGAAGGCACCTTTCTGACGCAGGCGGAGCAGATGAAGGTCATCGAAACCTTCGTCGAGGCAGTCAATGGCGCCATTCCCATCATCGCCGGCATCACGTTGGAAGGCACCGAGGTGGCCGCCGAGGAAGCCAAGCGCGCGGTCCAGGCGGGCGCGTCCGCCGGCCTGCTCTACCCCTCGCACGGCTGGCTGCGCTTCGGCTACCAGAAGGGCGCACCTCAGGACAAGTACCGCCAGGTGTTTGAGACCAGTGGGCTGCCGCTGATCCTGTTCCAGTACCCCGATGCAACCAAGTGCACCTACGACCTGGAGACCCAGCTTGACATCGCGGCGCAGCCCGGCGTATTCGCGATGAAGAACGGCGTGCGCAACATGCGCCGCTGGGACACCGAGATCCCCGTGATTCGTCGCGAGCGCCCTGATCTGCAGATTCTGAGCTGTCACGACGAGTATCTGCTGCACACCATGTTTGACGTGGACGGTCTGCTGGTGGGCTACGGCAACATCGCGCCGGAACTTCTGGTCGAGCTAATCAAGGCCGGCAAGGCACGGGACTACAAGGCCGCCCGCGCCATCCACGATCGCCTGCTGCCTGTCACGAAGAACGTCTACCACCGCGGCTCGCACATGGAAGGCACTGTGGCGCTGAAGCATGCGCTGGTTGCCCGCGGCATCCTGGAACACGCCACCGTGCGTTCTCCGCTGCTGCCGCTCGCCCCGGGTGCTGACATTGAAATCGCAAACGCGATGCGCGCCGCCGGCATCGTAGGCTGA